A region from the Sulfitobacter sp. D7 genome encodes:
- the tilS gene encoding tRNA lysidine(34) synthetase TilS, with protein sequence MTAPAATADAALAKGLLAGLGGALPPRLGVAVSGGGDSMALLSLLHGLSAAAGTDLETVTVDHGLRPEAAGEAAFVARRASALGLSHETLRWRGWDGQGNLQNAAREARYRLMADWAERRGLPCVALGHTADDQAETVLMRLARRSGVDGLSAMAPRSNRHGITWLRPLLFARREALRGHLRRAAVEWVDDPSNDDPRFARIQTRQSLAALAPLGIDVEALAEVARNMATAREALKSQTDRTAGDILRMEAGAQVMQAEGFFAAPEEIRRRLMIHALGQVNGGTYPPRRGPVAALIAGLAEGQAATLGGCQALLRRGEIWVFREYNAVHDLRVPADQLWDRRWRATPPEGLPQGAELRALGAEGLAQCPDWRSLGRPRAMLLSTPAIWQGARLLAAPLAGLDEKWHVQRESGVECNETAPLSH encoded by the coding sequence GCTGTCGCTGTTGCATGGGCTTTCGGCAGCGGCGGGCACAGATCTTGAAACCGTGACTGTCGACCATGGTCTGCGCCCCGAAGCCGCCGGAGAGGCCGCCTTCGTCGCGCGACGTGCCAGCGCTCTGGGCCTGTCGCATGAAACACTGCGCTGGCGTGGGTGGGACGGTCAAGGCAACCTCCAAAACGCGGCGCGTGAGGCGCGGTATCGGCTGATGGCCGATTGGGCAGAGCGGCGCGGGCTGCCCTGCGTGGCGCTTGGCCATACGGCGGACGATCAGGCCGAAACGGTGCTGATGCGATTGGCCCGGCGGTCGGGGGTGGACGGCCTGTCGGCCATGGCGCCGCGCAGCAACCGGCACGGCATCACATGGCTGCGCCCGCTGCTTTTTGCCCGACGTGAGGCATTGCGAGGGCATCTGAGGCGCGCGGCCGTTGAGTGGGTCGACGACCCCAGCAACGATGACCCGCGTTTCGCCCGCATTCAAACCCGTCAAAGTCTTGCCGCCCTCGCGCCGCTTGGCATCGACGTAGAGGCCTTGGCCGAGGTGGCGCGCAACATGGCCACCGCCCGGGAGGCGCTGAAAAGCCAGACCGACAGAACGGCAGGCGATATTCTGCGCATGGAGGCGGGCGCACAGGTGATGCAGGCCGAGGGCTTTTTTGCCGCGCCCGAAGAGATCCGCCGCCGCTTGATGATTCATGCGCTTGGGCAGGTCAACGGCGGCACCTACCCCCCGCGCCGCGGCCCCGTGGCGGCCCTGATCGCGGGGTTGGCCGAGGGGCAGGCGGCCACGCTGGGGGGCTGTCAGGCGCTGCTTCGGCGCGGTGAAATCTGGGTCTTTCGGGAATATAACGCGGTGCACGACCTGCGGGTGCCTGCGGATCAGCTTTGGGACCGGCGCTGGCGTGCGACGCCCCCAGAGGGGCTGCCGCAGGGCGCTGAATTGCGGGCCTTGGGGGCCGAGGGCCTTGCCCAATGCCCCGATTGGCGCAGCCTCGGGCGGCCCCGTGCTATGCTGCTGTCGACCCCGGCGATCTGGCAGGGCGCGCGCCTGCTTGCAGCGCCCCTTGCCGGGCTGGACGAGAAATGGCATGTCCAGCGCGAAAGCGGCGTGGAATGCAACGAAACCGCGCCATTATCGCATTGA